The genomic segment TGCTGGAAGACCTCGTGACCGCCGCGGTCAATCAGGCGCTCACGAAAGTGCGGGCGCAACTCGCGGAAGAGAGCAGCAAGATGGCCGCAAACATCGGGCTGCCGCCCGGAATGCTCGGCAGCGGCGGTTTCCCCGGCATGGGCTGAGATCGGCACTTATTACCCGGAGGTTCACGCGTGTTCGCCTTCATCGTTACCATGCGCTCCGGTCACCGGTTCACGATTCGGGCCGAGGAACTCCGGCCGAACCCGGACGGTTATTACGAACTGCTCGCCACGCTGCCGAGCGGCGACGACCCGCACGCCACGAAGCAGGTGGTCGCGGTGTTCGACCGGGGCGCCGTCCTCTCGGTCGTGGCGCGCGAGTGCCTCGTCGCGGTGGAAGAACCGGGCGAGAACGGGACGCGGGCGCATCTGATCGCGAAGACCGATCCGATCCCGTTCTGATTCGGGCGGCGTGCAGGAGGTGGGTGACGTGTCTGAACCGGCGGGGGTGATCGCGGGGCTGCTGGAGGAGCTGACCAAGCTCCCCGGCATCGGCCCGAAGAGCGCGGAGCGGATCGCCCATTTTTTGCTCGCGGGCGACCGGCGGAACGCGGTTCTTTTGGCCGATGCCCTGCGGGCCGTGGCCGACAAGGTGCGCCCGTGCCGCGAGTGTTTTAACTTGACCGACGCCGAACTCTGTCCGGTGTGCCGCGACCCGCGGCGCGACGCCGGCCTGCTCTGCGTGGTCGAGACACCACGGGACGTGAACTCCTTCGAGCGAGCGGGCAACTTTCGCGGGCTGTACCACGTGCTCGGCGGTCGGCTCGCCCCGCTCGACGGAATGGGACCGGAGCGCCTCACGTTCACTCCGCTCGTGGAGCGGGTCCGGCGCGGCGGGGTGCGTGAAGTGATCCTCGCGACCAGCCCGACCCTTGAGGGCGACGGGACCGCGCTGTTCGCGGCCAACGTTCTTGCCCCGACGGGGGTCGCCGTGACGAGATTGGCACGCGGGTTGCCGAGTGGTAGTTCCCTCGAGCTTGCCAACTCGCAAATGTTGGCCGACGCACTCGACGGGCGCCGGACGTTTTAAGCGGAAGTTAAGCACCCGAGTGCGCGGCGTTGAGTATCCGGGCGGGGTGGGCGACCGACGCAAGCCCGCCCCCCTCGCGGGGTATGTGAAGTAGAGCCAGTTGAGCAGAGGTTCACAGGGTGCGGCCCGAGTGCGACGCCCTTTTGGGAGATGGAGCCGATGAGCGGTATGCGAATGGGCATGGATTTCGTCACGCGCATGGACCTGAAAACGGTCCTCGCGCCGCGCATGATCCAGTCCATGGAAATTCTCCAACTGTCGATCATCGACCTGCAAGCCAAGATCGAGGAGGCTCTCCAGGAGAACCCGTTCCTCGAACTCAAAGAGAAGCACGGGGAGCAGGACGAGGCGGCGCCGGAGGAGTTCAATCCCGACGCGCCGCTGAAGCACGACGAGACGGGCGACCTCGAGTTCAAGCGGCTCGACGAGCTGAACCGCGACTGGGACGACCACTTCAACGAGGAGCACCGCGGCAGCCGCGCGTCGCTGGAGGAGGAGGGCGACCGCAAGCTCGAGGCGATGGCCAACATGCCCGACCGCCCGCCGTCCCTTCAGGACTACCTCGCGGACCAACTCGGCGAGATGGAACTGGACGAGGACGAGCGCCGGCTGGCCCGGCACATTTGCAGCTTCGTGGACCGTACCGGCTACCTCGGTGCGCGGGAGAAAGCGAGCGAGGACGACGACAAGGACACGTTCCGCACCGTCACGCTCGAAGAGATCGCCGCACTGTACGACGAGCCCGTCACCGCGGAGCAGGTGGACGACACGCTGGTTCACGTGGTGCAGAAGCTCGAACCGGCCGGCGTCGGCGCCCGCGGCCTCAAAGAGTGCCTGATGCTCCAGGTGCCACCCGACGCCCCGCTGGGCGACGCCCTGCGCGTCCTCATCCGCGACCACCTGGAGGACGTGGCGTTCAACCGCATCCCGGTGATCCAGAAGGCGACGCGGTTCGACATCCAGACGATCCAGGACGCGATCGACGCGATCCACCACCTGGACCCCAAACCCGGGCTGAAGTTCACGGATTCCGGTACGCAGTACGTCATGCCCGATGTGGTCGTGGAGCGGTCGGACGACGACGAGTACACCGTCCGCCTCACCGACGAGTGGGTGCCCCGGATCCGCGTCAGCAAGCGCACCGTGGAGCTGTGCAAGCGACAGGATCTTGAGGACAAAGTGAAAGAGGAGCTGCGCAAGAAGCTCCAGTCGGCGGACTGGCTCGTGAAGGCCGTCGAGCAGCGCCGGAACACGCTGCTGAAGGTCACCAAGGCGATCATCGATCACCAGCGGGCGTTTCTCGACTACGGCCCCGAACACATTCACCCGCTCAAGATGCAGCAGATCGCCGATCAGGTGAAGGTCCACGTCACGACCGTCAGCCGGGCGGTGGACGACAAGTGGGTGCAGACGCCGCGTGGGGTGTTCCCACTGAAGCGGTTCTTCGGGGGCGGGAAGAAGAACGACCAGACCAACGAAGACGTCGCGTACGAGGTGATGAAGCAGAAGCTCCTCGAACTCGTGTCCAACGAGGACAAGGCCAGCCCGCTGTCCGACGAGGAACTGGTCACGCGGCTGAACGAGGCCGGCTACCCGGTCGCCCGCCGTACCGTGACCAAGTACCGGAAGATGCTGAAGATCCCGTCCAGCCGCCAGCGCAAGGACTGGTCGCTCTCTGCGACGTAGCGAAAAAAGAGTTCACCACAAAGTCACAGAGATCGCACAAAGTCACACAAAGAGAGAGCGCAGAAGTTCGGGGGCAGAGATCAGAAGTCCGGAGTGCTTCTGGTCTCTGCCGTCCGCCTTCTGGCCTCTTCTTCGTGCCCCTTTGTGCGATCTTTGTGTCTTTGTGGTGAAGTCCGGACGGTTCCCGAGGAACGCTATGCCCATCGACCTGACTGCAGAGGAAGCCGCCATCCGATTGGGGGGTGGCACGAAAGCCATCGAGCGCCAGCACGAGAAGGGGCGCCTGACGGCCCGCGAACGCATTGCGAAGCTGGTTGATCGCGCGAGCGACTGGTTCGAACTCGGCCTTTGGGCCGGTTGGAAGATGTACGCAGAATGGGGCGGTGCGCCGTCTGCGGGGGTCGTGACGGGTACGGGGGTAGTCGGCGGGCGGCGCGTGATGGTGATCGCGAACGACGCAACGGTGAAGGCCGGCGCGTTCTTTCCGATGACGTGTAAAAAAGTCCTCCGCGCCCAGCGCATTGCGACCGAAAACCGATTGCCGCTCGTGTACCTCGTCGATTCCGCCGGAGTGTTTCTTCCGCTCCAGGACGAGGTGTTTCCCGACGAGGATGACTTCGGCCGCATCTTCCGCAACAACGCCGTGATCTCCGCCGCGGGCATCCCCCAGTTCGCTGCAATCATGGGGAACTGCGTCGCGGGCGGCGGGTACCTGCCCGTACTCTGCGACACGCTCTTGATGACCGAAGGGAGCGGGCTGTACCTCGCCGGTCCGGCGCTCGTGAAGGCGGCCATCGGCCAAGTGGTGGACAGCGAAACCCTCGGCGGGGCGAAGATGCACGCCGCGGTCAGCGGCACCATCGACTACCGCGAGCCGACCGACGACGCGTGCATCGAGCGCCTGCGCCGGCTGATCGAGATGTTACCGGCGGACACACGCGACGTTCACTCGGGGGGCGTGAGCCCCCCGCTCGCCGAGGTGTTCGAGCGGTTCACGCAGCCCGAGTACGACGTTCGCGACCTGCTCAAACTCGTCCTCGATGACGCTCCGTTCGACGAGTACAAGGCCGACTACGGGCAGACGCTCGTGTGCGGCTTCGGCCGGATCGGCGGCAAGTCGGTCGGCGTGGTGGCGAACCAGAAGCAGCGCGTGAAGGCGGCCGAAGGGCCGATGCAGTTTGGCGGGGTGATCTACGTCGATTCCGCCGAGAAGGCCGCCCGGTTCATCATGGACTGCAACCAGTTACGGGTGCCGATCCTGTTCGTCCAGAACGTGAACGGTTTCATGGTCGGCAAGGAGTCCGAGCAGGCCGGGATCATCAAGGCCGGCGCGAAGCTGGTGAACGCGATTTCCAACAGCGTGGTCCCGAAGGTCACGCTGATCACCGGCGGGTCGTATGGGGCGGGTAACTACGCGCTCTGCGGCAAGGCGTTCGATCCGCGGTTCATCCTCGCGTGGCCGAACGCACAGTACGCGGTGATGGGCGGGAACCAGGCCGCCGGTACGCTATTGGACGTTCAAGTGCAGGCACTGAAGCGGGCCGGTAAGGAACCGGACGCCGAAGAACTGGCGGCTCTGCGCGACAAGGTGAAGGCGAGCTACGACGAGCAGACCGACATCCGCTACGCGGCGGCGCGGCTCTGGGTGGACGCGATCGTGAGGCCCGAAGACACGCGCGCCGCGCTGCTGACGGCGCTCGCCGTCGCGACCCGATACGACGACGGTAAGCCGTTCAAGACCGGCGTGTTCCAGGTGTGAAGCGGGGAAGAGTTTATCCGCAGATTACGCAGATGGACACAGATTTGAAGACAAAAGCCAGAGGGAAATGAATTCAAATTCGGGTCTTCTCTGCTGTCTTCAAATCTGTGTTCATCTGCGTAATCTGCGGATAACACTCTTCTGCCTAGATCACTCGTCGTACTTCAGCAGGAACTTCGGGTTGATCGCCTTGAAGCTGAGGCGGCCGAGGTAGTCGTCCTCCACCTCGTTGAGCGGGCGCAGCACGATCCCTTCCCGCTGGGCCTTCGCGTTCAGCACGCTCACCCCTTCCGACAGCGCGACGAGCTCGTCCACGGAGTGGTTCAGCACGATCGTCCCGAGCTGCGGCACCGGCTCCAGGCCCAGTTCGGCAACGGCCGCGAGCATGTCCGCGTGGTCGAGGAAGCGGTAACTCGTGACGTCGAACACATTGAACACACGTAGCGCGACTTCCTTCAGCCCGTACTTGTTCTGCTGCACGCCGGGTCCGATCACTTCGCCCTGAACGGCCACGTCGTGTCCGCGGGCCGCGGCCAGTGCGCGGAGCCGCTCCTCCAGGCCAAGTTGCTTGGCGACGCGCCCGAGGACGCTCGCCTCGTCGGTCGTGTCGAGCAGCATGTTGCGGCTGCACACCCCGAACTCGCCCGCGCGGACGAACGCGGTGAACGAGGTGCCGTCGAGCTTCTCGGTCACGAAGAACGTCAGACCGCGGTGCCGCGCGATGACCTTCTCCAGCACCTGCACCCGCGTCTCGTCGGTCTTCGGTAGGAAGCCGGGGAAGGAGCCCTTCACGCGCCCGCCCGTACCCACGGTCTGCGGTGGTTCCCACTTCCGCACGCCCAGCGCGTCGGTCACGTCCGCGTCCTCGTCCTGCGCGGTGCCCGGGGGCAGCGCCGAGAGCGGGAAGCAGATGCCCTGGGACACCTGTCCGCGGAGTTTAATGGTTTTGATGCGAAAACCGGCCGGCATCACAACGCTTCCGGTCGCACCGACCTGCGCCGGCTTGTAGCAGTTGGGGCGCAGGAACTCGAACGCCTCGACTTCCGGCAGGAGCGAGTCGATTTCGCAGTACACGACGCGATCGCCGGTGCGGAACTCGCCCTTTTTCACGACGACCCACCAGCCGAGGACGCGGATTTTCTCGATCGCGTCGGCGTTGGGGATCGGTTCGGCGGTGTTGACGGTCTGAATGCTGGCAAGTTTGCGCATCGGTTCCTCCCGTCCGGCCGCGGGTCGTCCCGACACGGACAGTCGGCCGTTTCACGGGGTTCACTCCTCTGAACCGGTCGGGATTTCGCCCCCGGTCATGGCCCCGATGCGTATCATCGGGTATCGACGCCACCGCCTTCCTTGCTTAGCCTGCCGCGATTTGAAATAATGCGGCTGATGCCGGTTCTGAACCCGAATGAGGTCGGACGTGAGTCAGCTCCCGAAGATTAAAGGCGTTGCCGACATCGTGTTCCTGCTGGACGCGACCGGCAGCATGGGGCCGTGCATCAACGCGGTCAAGCAGAACATCAAGACGTTCGTGCAGACCTTCACCACGCCGACGCCCAACGGTGCGGCGGTCGTCAAGGACTGGCGGGCGAAGATCGTCGGCTACCGCGATCTGGACTACATCGACTTCCCGGCGATGGTGGACAACCCGTTCGTCTCGAGCGTGTCCGAACTCGAGGCCCAGCTCGACGCGCTCGCGGCCGACGGCGGGGGGGACGAGCCCGAGACGCTCCTCGAAGCGCTGTACATGCTCGCCAACATGCCCGCGACCGGCCCGGACGAACCGCTCCGGCCCGATGCCTGGCGGCACGTCAATTCGGGGCGCCGGTTCGTGATCGTGTTCACCGACGCCCCGTTCAAGGAGCCCCTACGGCTCCCGCGCGACGCCAAGATCGATGACGTGATTCTGAACCTGATGACGGCCAAAATCGTGCTCCACATGTTCGCCCCGGCGTCGCTCGCGCGCTTCGGCGTGCTCGAAGAGGTGGACAAGGCGCTGTGGCACAAGGTGCCCGTGAGCGGCGGCGAGACCGCACAAAAGGCGCTCGAAGACTACACCGCCGATCAGAGCAAGTTCGAGAAGATCATCCAGCTGTTGGCGAAGACCATGACCCAGCAGTCCGCCGACGTGCCGGCGGCGGACTGAGTCGACTTGCATTCCCTGGGACCGCGGGGCGTCCCGCCCGCTTCTTGGCGAAGAGCGGGCGGGACGCCCGCGGTCCCAGGGAATGCCTATCAAGCGATGGGGTGCGTGCTTGGTGAGCGCCGGAGGTGAAATTCGCCGAGTGTGGAGCAGACATGGCGACGAGTAGCACGAAGGGCGTGGTGGACGTGGTCTTCTGCCTGGACGCGTCGGGGTCGATGGCCCCGTGCATCGACGGGGTGCGGAGGAACCTCGACGGGTTCCTGGACGCGCTCGCGGGCGACGCCAACCGCAAGATCGACTGCCGGCTCGACTTCCTCGCCCACTCCTGCGGCGAGGACGGCGACCTCGTGCGCTCCGTCTCGCTCCGCAAGAGCGGGGCCGACCTGATCCAGGCGCTGTACGGCCAGGTGCCGCAGCCGGCCGCGTTCTTCACCACCGATCGCGACGCGATCCGCCGCGGGCTCAAAGAGCTGACCGTTTACGGCGACGAGGCCATGCTCGTCGCGCTGGACATGGCCCTCGACTTTCCCTGGCGCCCGCAGGCCGGCTGCCACCGCGTGGTGGTCGTCCTCACCGACGAGCCGCTCGAAGCCAACGCGATCTGGTCCCTTCAACAAACAAAACTGGACGCGATCATCGATAAGGTGCAGAAGCTCGGCGTGAAACTGTATCTCGTCGGTCCGAACTCGGCCGGGCTGGACACGCTGGCCGAAGCGGACAAGTGCCTGTACCAGAAATCGGCCCAGACCTACGACGGCTTGGGGTCCATCGACTTCGCCA from the Frigoriglobus tundricola genome contains:
- the recR gene encoding recombination mediator RecR gives rise to the protein MSEPAGVIAGLLEELTKLPGIGPKSAERIAHFLLAGDRRNAVLLADALRAVADKVRPCRECFNLTDAELCPVCRDPRRDAGLLCVVETPRDVNSFERAGNFRGLYHVLGGRLAPLDGMGPERLTFTPLVERVRRGGVREVILATSPTLEGDGTALFAANVLAPTGVAVTRLARGLPSGSSLELANSQMLADALDGRRTF
- a CDS encoding vWA domain-containing protein; this translates as MSQLPKIKGVADIVFLLDATGSMGPCINAVKQNIKTFVQTFTTPTPNGAAVVKDWRAKIVGYRDLDYIDFPAMVDNPFVSSVSELEAQLDALAADGGGDEPETLLEALYMLANMPATGPDEPLRPDAWRHVNSGRRFVIVFTDAPFKEPLRLPRDAKIDDVILNLMTAKIVLHMFAPASLARFGVLEEVDKALWHKVPVSGGETAQKALEDYTADQSKFEKIIQLLAKTMTQQSADVPAAD
- a CDS encoding RNA ligase (ATP), whose amino-acid sequence is MRKLASIQTVNTAEPIPNADAIEKIRVLGWWVVVKKGEFRTGDRVVYCEIDSLLPEVEAFEFLRPNCYKPAQVGATGSVVMPAGFRIKTIKLRGQVSQGICFPLSALPPGTAQDEDADVTDALGVRKWEPPQTVGTGGRVKGSFPGFLPKTDETRVQVLEKVIARHRGLTFFVTEKLDGTSFTAFVRAGEFGVCSRNMLLDTTDEASVLGRVAKQLGLEERLRALAAARGHDVAVQGEVIGPGVQQNKYGLKEVALRVFNVFDVTSYRFLDHADMLAAVAELGLEPVPQLGTIVLNHSVDELVALSEGVSVLNAKAQREGIVLRPLNEVEDDYLGRLSFKAINPKFLLKYDE
- a CDS encoding vWA domain-containing protein — translated: MATSSTKGVVDVVFCLDASGSMAPCIDGVRRNLDGFLDALAGDANRKIDCRLDFLAHSCGEDGDLVRSVSLRKSGADLIQALYGQVPQPAAFFTTDRDAIRRGLKELTVYGDEAMLVALDMALDFPWRPQAGCHRVVVVLTDEPLEANAIWSLQQTKLDAIIDKVQKLGVKLYLVGPNSAGLDTLAEADKCLYQKSAQTYDGLGSIDFAKVLGQIGKSVSSSLLQARPESAVKRALFGQDEWVASQDSIRGGR
- the rpoN gene encoding RNA polymerase factor sigma-54, producing the protein MSGMRMGMDFVTRMDLKTVLAPRMIQSMEILQLSIIDLQAKIEEALQENPFLELKEKHGEQDEAAPEEFNPDAPLKHDETGDLEFKRLDELNRDWDDHFNEEHRGSRASLEEEGDRKLEAMANMPDRPPSLQDYLADQLGEMELDEDERRLARHICSFVDRTGYLGAREKASEDDDKDTFRTVTLEEIAALYDEPVTAEQVDDTLVHVVQKLEPAGVGARGLKECLMLQVPPDAPLGDALRVLIRDHLEDVAFNRIPVIQKATRFDIQTIQDAIDAIHHLDPKPGLKFTDSGTQYVMPDVVVERSDDDEYTVRLTDEWVPRIRVSKRTVELCKRQDLEDKVKEELRKKLQSADWLVKAVEQRRNTLLKVTKAIIDHQRAFLDYGPEHIHPLKMQQIADQVKVHVTTVSRAVDDKWVQTPRGVFPLKRFFGGGKKNDQTNEDVAYEVMKQKLLELVSNEDKASPLSDEELVTRLNEAGYPVARRTVTKYRKMLKIPSSRQRKDWSLSAT
- a CDS encoding acyl-CoA carboxylase subunit beta; the encoded protein is MPIDLTAEEAAIRLGGGTKAIERQHEKGRLTARERIAKLVDRASDWFELGLWAGWKMYAEWGGAPSAGVVTGTGVVGGRRVMVIANDATVKAGAFFPMTCKKVLRAQRIATENRLPLVYLVDSAGVFLPLQDEVFPDEDDFGRIFRNNAVISAAGIPQFAAIMGNCVAGGGYLPVLCDTLLMTEGSGLYLAGPALVKAAIGQVVDSETLGGAKMHAAVSGTIDYREPTDDACIERLRRLIEMLPADTRDVHSGGVSPPLAEVFERFTQPEYDVRDLLKLVLDDAPFDEYKADYGQTLVCGFGRIGGKSVGVVANQKQRVKAAEGPMQFGGVIYVDSAEKAARFIMDCNQLRVPILFVQNVNGFMVGKESEQAGIIKAGAKLVNAISNSVVPKVTLITGGSYGAGNYALCGKAFDPRFILAWPNAQYAVMGGNQAAGTLLDVQVQALKRAGKEPDAEELAALRDKVKASYDEQTDIRYAAARLWVDAIVRPEDTRAALLTALAVATRYDDGKPFKTGVFQV